A genomic region of Synechococcus sp. NOUM97013 contains the following coding sequences:
- a CDS encoding pentapeptide repeat-containing protein: MSREVPIFVKPTNPYYLLIEIYSGTQIQAGEVVDGIPIGPGVQAQNLDLKGAYLQGGFLAFSDFSGSNLDDVNLQAGSISYGDFSDVSFRNALLSITSFAQADLAGADLRAAQMVLMDNASVDLRSADLRGAEIVGSTFDFGNLRNANFTDSIIQNTGFQFSDLRGTSFQGVVLSGCTFYGTKFDRDTFKGAIFDETILPNGSVLSSFNHPQDQVLFGAKDSVLEVDPDSVVYTAALQEQTPGRFAYGTRFGGLELVSGTSARGLNLSGLNLSDLSLDGSDFRDVDLTGADLGGTSFVASQLDDLIAIGADFVNGSISGSSAQGAVFDDTNWNFSSLANADLVDASFLNADLRFTNLLATDFRNADLRGANLTDANAINCDFRGADLRGANLTNLDLTDADLRGALTDASTIFCNTVMPDGSVEDPINGLCPGQPTFVFDPVPM, from the coding sequence ATGTCCAGAGAAGTTCCCATATTTGTGAAGCCTACAAATCCATACTATCTTTTGATCGAAATATATTCTGGGACCCAGATTCAGGCCGGAGAAGTTGTTGACGGCATACCGATTGGACCTGGCGTGCAGGCACAAAACCTTGATCTGAAGGGGGCTTATCTCCAAGGAGGTTTCCTTGCATTCAGTGATTTCTCCGGGAGCAATCTTGATGATGTGAACCTGCAGGCGGGTTCGATTTCTTACGGAGATTTCAGTGATGTCTCCTTTCGGAATGCCTTGTTGTCGATCACGTCATTCGCGCAGGCGGATCTCGCGGGAGCTGATCTGCGCGCAGCTCAGATGGTGTTGATGGATAACGCCAGTGTTGATCTTCGAAGTGCCGACCTCCGTGGCGCCGAAATTGTTGGAAGCACTTTTGATTTCGGTAATCTGAGGAACGCCAATTTCACTGATTCAATTATTCAGAACACTGGATTTCAATTCTCCGACCTGCGCGGGACCAGTTTTCAAGGTGTTGTGCTCAGCGGATGCACATTTTATGGGACCAAGTTTGATCGAGACACGTTCAAAGGCGCGATTTTTGATGAAACAATCCTGCCCAATGGCAGCGTTCTGAGCTCTTTCAATCATCCACAGGATCAGGTGTTGTTTGGTGCGAAAGACTCGGTTCTGGAAGTGGATCCTGACAGTGTGGTCTACACCGCCGCACTGCAAGAGCAAACACCTGGACGGTTCGCCTATGGAACCAGATTTGGCGGCCTGGAGTTGGTCTCTGGTACCAGTGCACGTGGACTCAATCTCTCTGGGCTCAACCTCAGTGATCTCTCACTCGACGGCAGCGATTTTCGTGATGTTGATCTCACTGGTGCTGATCTGGGTGGAACATCGTTTGTCGCATCACAGTTGGATGACCTAATTGCAATTGGTGCTGACTTTGTCAATGGGTCGATCTCAGGTTCTTCAGCTCAGGGCGCTGTTTTTGACGACACCAACTGGAATTTCTCCAGTCTGGCCAACGCTGATCTCGTGGACGCCAGTTTTTTAAATGCTGATCTTCGCTTCACCAACTTACTGGCCACGGATTTCAGGAATGCGGATCTCAGAGGTGCGAATCTCACAGACGCCAATGCCATCAATTGTGATTTTCGTGGCGCGGATTTGCGTGGGGCGAACCTGACCAACCTTGATTTAACTGACGCCGATCTTCGTGGTGCCTTGACGGATGCGTCGACGATCTTCTGCAATACCGTGATGCCTGACGGCTCAGTTGAGGACCCCATCAACGGTCTTTGTCCTGGTCAGCCCACCTTCGTATTTGATCCAGTTCCGATGTGA
- a CDS encoding mechanosensitive ion channel family protein, with protein sequence MASPRALTRGMFRRVLRPGLLAALGLLICFVTAWPYPSALAGSSANEENYQPLSSAVIPIEQQPFYEALVEKAAAWDEVVLDHVVGDSPKATLLNFYAVMSDVALRADLLGFSASTGQAMRREAIDDTNLLFGLAVDALDASGFSESVREDMADEAAIQLKMVLDYVLSNSREPIHIPDQAGMKNRNDSRSNPTASWRIPGTAITLTSDIKGDPENESFYFSASTVSSVRSMYEEIRDVSRVDQPYASPNFYSDFIYTPGFLVPPDWYLSLPLGWRAWLEWPVGDQTLFQIVSAVLLILIYAYISLRLMRLLFKSYQEVGDDENDYESMNRRLFSVDTLAWRRVLIVAPVLPTTYLMEQLVDNVINFTGTPLVVAIYVFYVIWYVSASVLVFFLFEALGRSAAEFMAQIRRNRSPIQLRRITSFVMPASRAVGMLISVVLIYRLLLLLGLPSNTVLAFSAVPGLAIGLGATKLIGNLFAGLSIQTDRPLRVGEFCEVDGKIGFVTKIGLRSMELQTLESRVTIPNSVADEATIVNYSRRGQSVERQPMQGLELRLPIRDPMSPFQLEELIRITKTILESPSFLDQEVELYEPVVSLESLEDGTSQLIVFVMVELHGWKPFLKVREKLLVALEEVLERISLCEIVVGVSYSTTPDQLQLIPQLLKDIVSEDAQLEFEAARLVRISAFSYDYELEIRSLHLVHDAFEDSVHRLNCRILEVLADHQIQIPYPTQTLELQSNPTT encoded by the coding sequence ATGGCCAGCCCCCGGGCTTTGACACGAGGGATGTTTCGCCGAGTTCTCCGTCCTGGTTTGCTCGCTGCCCTTGGGCTACTCATCTGCTTCGTGACGGCATGGCCTTACCCCTCGGCGCTGGCCGGTTCATCCGCAAATGAGGAGAACTATCAACCCTTATCTAGCGCTGTGATTCCCATCGAGCAGCAGCCGTTTTATGAGGCCTTGGTCGAGAAAGCGGCAGCCTGGGATGAGGTGGTGCTTGATCACGTGGTGGGGGATAGCCCGAAAGCCACGTTGCTCAATTTCTATGCCGTGATGTCCGACGTGGCCTTGCGTGCCGATTTGCTTGGGTTTTCCGCCTCCACCGGCCAGGCGATGCGACGTGAAGCCATCGACGACACGAATCTGCTGTTCGGGTTGGCGGTCGATGCTTTGGATGCGAGTGGTTTCTCAGAAAGTGTTCGAGAAGATATGGCCGATGAGGCGGCGATTCAGTTAAAGATGGTTCTTGATTATGTCTTGTCCAATAGTCGAGAGCCAATTCATATTCCTGATCAGGCGGGAATGAAAAATCGCAATGACTCGCGATCCAATCCGACAGCCTCATGGCGTATTCCTGGTACGGCCATCACCCTCACCTCTGACATCAAAGGTGATCCAGAAAATGAAAGTTTTTATTTTTCTGCTTCAACCGTTTCGTCTGTTCGTTCGATGTATGAAGAGATCCGTGATGTTTCCAGAGTCGATCAACCGTATGCTTCACCAAATTTTTATTCAGACTTCATCTACACGCCTGGATTTCTTGTTCCTCCTGACTGGTATTTGTCGCTTCCGCTTGGTTGGAGGGCCTGGCTCGAGTGGCCGGTTGGCGATCAAACGCTATTTCAGATCGTCAGTGCTGTTCTGCTGATTTTGATTTACGCCTACATCAGTTTGCGTTTGATGCGCCTTCTGTTTAAGTCGTATCAAGAAGTTGGTGATGATGAAAATGATTATGAGTCGATGAATCGACGTCTTTTTAGTGTTGATACTTTGGCTTGGAGGCGTGTTCTGATCGTCGCTCCTGTATTGCCTACGACTTACCTAATGGAGCAGCTTGTTGACAATGTTATTAATTTCACTGGCACGCCATTGGTGGTCGCGATTTATGTGTTTTACGTGATCTGGTATGTCTCGGCAAGCGTTCTTGTTTTCTTCTTGTTCGAGGCCTTGGGGCGTAGTGCTGCCGAGTTCATGGCTCAAATTCGGCGTAATCGTTCTCCTATTCAGCTTCGTCGCATTACGAGCTTTGTAATGCCTGCAAGTCGTGCAGTGGGGATGTTGATCTCTGTGGTTTTGATTTACCGCCTGTTGTTGCTGCTTGGGTTGCCTTCGAACACTGTGCTTGCTTTTTCGGCAGTGCCTGGCCTCGCGATTGGTCTTGGTGCCACCAAGCTGATCGGGAATCTTTTCGCGGGTTTGTCGATTCAGACCGATCGTCCTCTTCGGGTCGGTGAGTTTTGCGAAGTAGACGGAAAAATTGGATTCGTGACCAAAATCGGTCTTCGCTCGATGGAGCTCCAGACCCTGGAAAGTCGCGTCACGATTCCCAATTCCGTGGCCGATGAAGCCACCATTGTGAATTATTCAAGGCGGGGCCAGAGTGTTGAGCGTCAGCCAATGCAGGGGCTTGAGCTCAGGCTGCCAATACGAGATCCAATGTCTCCGTTCCAGCTTGAGGAATTAATTCGAATTACAAAGACTATTTTGGAGTCGCCTTCTTTTCTTGATCAAGAAGTTGAACTCTATGAGCCAGTTGTGAGTCTGGAGTCACTTGAAGACGGTACTAGTCAACTGATCGTCTTTGTGATGGTGGAACTGCACGGATGGAAACCGTTCTTGAAGGTGCGTGAAAAACTCCTGGTGGCTCTAGAAGAAGTGCTTGAACGCATTTCACTCTGCGAGATTGTTGTCGGTGTCTCTTACAGCACCACTCCCGACCAACTGCAACTCATCCCTCAGTTGCTGAAAGACATTGTGAGCGAAGACGCGCAACTTGAGTTTGAGGCAGCGCGACTCGTACGAATTTCAGCCTTTAGCTACGACTATGAATTGGAAATTCGCTCACTCCACCTGGTGCATGACGCTTTCGAAGACAGTGTCCACCGGTTGAATTGCAGAATTCTTGAGGTTCTTGCGGATCATCAGATCCAGATTCCCTACCCCACGCAAACGCTTGAACTGCAATCCAACCCGACGACCTGA
- a CDS encoding trans-aconitate 2-methyltransferase produces MNDPLQVDAYAAADFNASDQSVLDRIEQLLGLDDFHFRTQARLVDLGCGPGNISLRLAQRWTDCSVVGVDAADRMLQVAEARRRDAGVTSERLRYQQQALPLPASLIQADLVVSNSLLHHLHEPMHLWSSVKCLASSRCLVLHRDLKRPDSEAGIEKLCREHVAHAPEVLQRDYRASLHAAFTVAEVNAQLALAGLSQLQVLEVEDRYLEVCGWITGCQAGVDQRSP; encoded by the coding sequence ATGAATGACCCGCTGCAGGTGGATGCTTACGCCGCGGCTGATTTCAACGCTTCCGATCAGTCCGTGCTTGACCGGATTGAGCAACTGCTTGGCCTCGATGATTTCCATTTCCGCACTCAGGCGCGTCTCGTTGATCTCGGTTGTGGTCCCGGCAATATCAGCCTGCGGCTGGCCCAGCGCTGGACGGACTGCTCTGTGGTGGGGGTGGATGCTGCTGATCGCATGCTTCAAGTGGCCGAGGCCCGGCGTCGTGATGCCGGTGTGACGTCAGAGCGCTTGCGCTATCAACAGCAGGCACTGCCCTTGCCAGCGTCTTTAATCCAGGCGGATCTGGTGGTCAGCAACAGCCTGCTCCATCATCTCCATGAACCGATGCATCTCTGGTCATCGGTGAAATGTCTTGCTTCATCGCGCTGCCTCGTTCTGCATCGGGATCTCAAGCGTCCAGACAGCGAGGCCGGCATTGAAAAACTTTGCCGGGAGCATGTGGCCCATGCACCTGAGGTGCTTCAACGTGATTACCGAGCCTCCTTGCATGCGGCATTCACCGTCGCAGAGGTGAATGCGCAGCTTGCGCTTGCTGGTCTGTCCCAGCTCCAGGTGCTGGAGGTCGAGGACCGATACCTGGAAGTGTGTGGCTGGATCACGGGCTGTCAGGCTGGTGTCGATCAGCGCAGCCCATGA
- the nrdJ gene encoding ribonucleoside-triphosphate reductase, adenosylcobalamin-dependent, translated as MTLSPTRSGTEDTLKAVSSNGDFPATAPAANPVFYRTYSRRSSTGRESWSEVGRRNLGGLETLGRLTGEEVALLARMQAEKKALPSGRWLWIGGTPWIERQDNFSGAYNCTSTNLVDWEAFGLMMDLAMMGCGTGAIIEPHLIERLPVVTNPIEVLGVSDIGVTPAGQRQEKTTYTINEDTVSIRVGDTRRGWVDSYQLMLELSSDERFAGRTVKVQVDLSDVRPVGETLKGFGGMANPVKLKDLYARVARLLGKAVGRKLTSVECCLLIDEAAVTIVAGNIRRSAGMRQFASADTSAAGAKDNLWQQDDEGNWRIDPERDALRMANHTRVYHTRPSREVLLEAVTRQFHSGEGAIQFAPEAIARSNADLLSTPELRREFIDIYCDQGKEEAGRWLNLNHGPIAEDELEHRLGRYGLNPCGEILGADFHCNLAEVHLNQIDPSDDEGQRDAFRAGALSVACLLNHQFEVERYRQSRAWDPIVGVSFTGLFDFFVHAFGTPWLQWWEAGRPNTEEGVAFKQREAEYLSRWKATVNEAVWEYCDRHGLRRPNRCTTVQPAGTKSLLTGAAPGWHPPKAQRFIRRITFRKNDPVAMACMDYGYTIVPSQSDKDEQGRLLDDPFDPRCTEWLVEIPTEVSWANLPGADAVDINAFSAMAQFDFYMQVQTHYTAHNTSATIEFREHEIEELTDALHGTIERGEGYISAALLARFDANATFPRLPFEPIDAETYERMQSDVMQRRVSSDFFEALQRYDMGEISEAGPAGCDSDKCLLPLAKPEN; from the coding sequence GTGACCCTGTCTCCAACTCGCAGTGGCACCGAGGACACACTCAAAGCTGTGTCCAGCAACGGCGATTTCCCTGCCACTGCACCTGCTGCCAACCCGGTTTTCTACCGGACCTACAGCCGTCGCAGCAGCACGGGACGCGAGAGCTGGAGCGAAGTGGGACGTCGCAACCTTGGTGGGTTGGAGACGCTCGGTCGTCTCACCGGTGAGGAAGTCGCCCTGCTTGCCCGCATGCAAGCCGAAAAAAAGGCGCTGCCTTCAGGACGTTGGCTTTGGATCGGAGGCACACCCTGGATTGAACGCCAGGACAATTTCTCGGGTGCCTACAACTGCACCTCCACAAATCTTGTGGATTGGGAAGCCTTCGGTCTGATGATGGACCTGGCGATGATGGGGTGTGGAACCGGGGCCATCATCGAGCCCCACCTGATCGAACGCTTACCGGTGGTCACCAACCCCATTGAGGTGCTGGGGGTTTCTGACATCGGCGTGACACCGGCTGGTCAGCGCCAGGAGAAGACCACCTACACGATTAACGAGGACACTGTTTCCATTCGTGTTGGCGACACCAGACGCGGCTGGGTTGACAGCTATCAGTTGATGCTTGAACTGAGCAGCGACGAGCGCTTCGCTGGTCGCACGGTCAAGGTTCAAGTTGACCTCTCGGATGTCCGTCCTGTTGGGGAAACGCTTAAGGGATTCGGCGGGATGGCCAACCCTGTGAAGCTGAAGGATCTCTATGCCAGGGTCGCTCGTCTGCTTGGCAAGGCCGTTGGGCGCAAACTCACGTCAGTGGAGTGCTGCCTGCTGATCGATGAAGCGGCTGTGACCATCGTCGCGGGCAACATCCGGCGCAGTGCGGGCATGCGTCAGTTCGCTTCCGCTGACACCAGCGCTGCAGGAGCAAAAGACAACCTCTGGCAGCAAGACGACGAAGGCAACTGGCGGATTGATCCTGAGCGTGACGCCTTGCGCATGGCCAATCACACCCGCGTGTATCACACACGGCCTAGCCGTGAGGTGCTGCTGGAAGCGGTGACCCGCCAGTTCCATAGTGGTGAAGGCGCTATCCAGTTCGCCCCCGAGGCCATCGCCCGCTCCAACGCGGACCTGCTGAGCACACCCGAGCTGCGCCGCGAATTCATCGACATCTACTGCGATCAAGGCAAAGAGGAGGCTGGCCGTTGGCTGAACCTCAACCACGGCCCCATTGCTGAGGATGAGCTTGAGCATCGTCTCGGCCGCTATGGCCTCAACCCATGTGGCGAAATTCTCGGTGCGGATTTCCACTGCAACCTCGCCGAGGTGCACCTCAATCAGATCGATCCCAGCGACGACGAAGGTCAACGCGATGCCTTCCGTGCAGGAGCCCTCTCAGTGGCGTGCCTCCTCAATCACCAGTTTGAAGTGGAGCGGTACCGCCAGAGCCGGGCGTGGGATCCCATCGTTGGTGTGAGCTTCACCGGACTGTTCGACTTCTTCGTGCATGCCTTCGGTACCCCCTGGTTGCAGTGGTGGGAAGCAGGTCGTCCCAACACCGAAGAAGGTGTTGCGTTCAAACAGCGTGAGGCGGAGTACCTGAGTCGCTGGAAAGCGACCGTCAATGAGGCTGTCTGGGAATACTGCGATCGCCACGGCCTGCGTCGCCCGAACCGCTGCACCACCGTTCAACCCGCAGGCACCAAGAGCCTGCTCACCGGTGCTGCTCCGGGCTGGCATCCCCCCAAGGCCCAGCGTTTCATCCGCCGGATCACCTTCCGCAAGAACGATCCCGTGGCCATGGCTTGCATGGATTACGGCTACACCATTGTCCCCTCTCAGTCGGATAAAGACGAGCAGGGGCGCTTGCTGGACGATCCATTCGATCCTCGCTGCACCGAATGGCTGGTGGAAATCCCCACCGAAGTCAGCTGGGCCAATCTGCCCGGTGCCGATGCGGTCGACATCAATGCCTTCTCCGCGATGGCCCAGTTCGACTTCTACATGCAGGTGCAGACCCACTACACCGCACACAACACTTCAGCCACGATCGAATTCCGCGAGCACGAGATCGAGGAACTCACCGATGCCCTGCACGGAACCATCGAGAGAGGCGAGGGCTACATCTCGGCCGCACTGCTTGCCCGTTTCGATGCCAACGCCACCTTCCCGCGTTTGCCTTTCGAACCGATCGATGCCGAAACCTACGAGCGGATGCAATCCGACGTGATGCAACGCCGGGTGAGCTCCGACTTCTTCGAAGCGCTTCAGCGCTACGACATGGGTGAGATCAGCGAGGCTGGACCAGCTGGCTGCGATTCCGACAAGTGCCTGCTGCCACTGGCGAAGCCTGAGAACTGA
- a CDS encoding exodeoxyribonuclease V subunit gamma, with the protein MLKVYRSNRAELLAQLLAHELRLDAPGPFEQLEVVVNTWPTSRWLGEQLAAVNGISALVRFPFPGSRLRQLVHAVLSADEASDDPWRAERLVWTVLKVLPDLLEHDSAASLRQWWERHHSAPGQLNRDQWQLARGLADAMDDYALYRPQELAEWLAGESGTTLPEGLQWQPVLARAIAKQLPCQPFGLQVQQAVLKLRNGQQPAQPLPPRLRLFGVSNLAPVQVNLLQALAGHISVELFLLTPCPDLWQRSQRRRRQLGDNWTDSPNGSWLIEAPRLEGILGRMGAEFQLLLEGSGDCMLGSWEQGDLFADPTAMNNGDPAAPTLLEQLQRQLAAGEAEPSQLFMPERDQSLQFMGCAGPWREVQLVRDRILGWMADDPTLQPRDVLVMTPDVERYAPLLASVFSDQDATGVDLPWRLTDRSQQSCPGLQQAFMTLLRLSADRLTASGLETLLGNPALQALQSISSNDAMAITSALQRSGFRWGLDASERRGDDSHSLRWCLDRWLLGLTLPEQPGLALGDCAPALTDVSLQELELWWPLLDRLAAWISRLRVSAPCPVWVERLRGLLQDLFLDGGDWDWEWQAIQQSLDTWQQKAADCSLHLDVAVVIQVLEEALSADSGRFGHRSGALTVSALEPMRAIPHRAIVLMGLDAASFPRHQERAGFHLLELQRRLGDPSSTDQDRYVLLEALMSARQHLLISWNSRDERRGDALPPCPPVQQWLSLLEEQLGTQAMEELKIEPPANPLDAGNFQATATTAAISRDRRLLDARRNLEVQLQGQPQRPSLGLAMPLQWRQAEMQAKAVLKPEAIETLNLWLHAPQSDWLKRQGIEAGEWCDAVDDLSPLSMDELNRHQLIRERLAEQLDQLADHPDTRWEQLDHVDWRARCCGQGLMPPGAAAQLDQDKLEQRWQNLQQTLFSLGPVHHRQSDTTPLNTSQLMAGEIAVHISTSKLRARTLLQAWLQHLCVQLGDAPCSSAVICRPEGSAKADQFQIAMRWQTMTPDEAMHQIGMLQGLATQGMEQCWPVPPESGLARALSLAKGKDAANRAFTNRWQGGFSLWAERDQSELSLCFGDGCDAQLLLQDPRFETAFAALYQPLLEARCR; encoded by the coding sequence TTGCTGAAGGTTTACCGCAGCAATCGGGCAGAGCTGCTGGCCCAGCTGCTGGCCCATGAGCTGAGGCTTGACGCCCCGGGGCCCTTCGAACAACTCGAGGTGGTGGTGAACACCTGGCCCACAAGCCGCTGGCTGGGGGAGCAGCTCGCCGCCGTCAATGGCATCAGCGCCTTGGTGCGTTTCCCTTTCCCAGGAAGCCGGCTGCGGCAACTGGTGCACGCCGTGCTCAGTGCCGACGAAGCCAGTGACGATCCATGGCGCGCGGAACGCCTGGTATGGACCGTTCTGAAAGTGTTGCCAGACCTGCTGGAGCACGACAGTGCCGCCAGCCTGCGTCAGTGGTGGGAACGCCATCACAGCGCGCCTGGACAGCTCAACAGAGACCAATGGCAACTGGCGCGGGGCCTCGCCGATGCGATGGACGACTATGCGCTGTATAGGCCGCAGGAACTTGCCGAATGGCTGGCTGGTGAGAGCGGCACAACGCTGCCTGAGGGACTGCAATGGCAACCCGTTCTGGCCCGGGCCATCGCCAAGCAGTTGCCCTGCCAACCGTTTGGCCTCCAGGTGCAACAGGCGGTTCTGAAACTGCGCAATGGCCAGCAGCCGGCTCAACCTCTGCCGCCCCGCCTGCGTCTTTTCGGCGTCAGCAATCTGGCGCCGGTTCAGGTGAATCTGTTGCAGGCCCTTGCTGGCCACATCAGCGTGGAACTCTTCCTGCTGACCCCCTGCCCGGATCTTTGGCAGCGCTCGCAACGGCGCCGACGTCAGCTAGGCGACAACTGGACGGACTCACCGAATGGTTCTTGGCTGATCGAAGCCCCACGCCTGGAGGGAATCCTGGGCCGCATGGGAGCTGAATTCCAGCTACTGCTGGAGGGCAGCGGTGACTGCATGCTCGGCAGCTGGGAGCAGGGCGATCTCTTCGCCGATCCCACCGCCATGAACAACGGTGATCCCGCTGCTCCAACCCTGCTGGAGCAGCTGCAGCGCCAGCTGGCCGCTGGAGAGGCTGAGCCAAGCCAGCTGTTCATGCCTGAGCGTGATCAATCGCTCCAATTCATGGGCTGTGCAGGACCCTGGCGGGAAGTGCAGCTGGTGCGTGACCGCATCCTCGGCTGGATGGCTGACGATCCCACCCTTCAGCCCCGCGATGTTCTGGTGATGACACCCGATGTGGAGCGTTATGCACCGCTGCTGGCCTCGGTGTTCTCCGATCAGGATGCCACCGGGGTGGACCTGCCCTGGCGCTTGACCGACCGCAGCCAGCAGAGTTGCCCAGGGCTGCAGCAGGCTTTCATGACCCTGCTGCGTCTCAGTGCCGATCGGCTCACCGCCAGTGGACTCGAAACCCTGCTGGGCAATCCGGCGCTGCAGGCCCTGCAGAGCATCAGCTCCAACGATGCGATGGCCATCACCTCAGCGCTGCAGCGCAGTGGCTTTCGCTGGGGCCTCGATGCCAGCGAGCGCAGGGGAGACGACAGCCACAGCCTGCGATGGTGCCTCGACCGCTGGCTGCTGGGCCTCACCCTTCCAGAGCAACCGGGACTGGCCTTGGGTGACTGTGCACCGGCATTAACCGATGTGAGCCTTCAGGAGCTGGAACTCTGGTGGCCCTTACTGGACCGCCTGGCGGCTTGGATCAGCCGATTACGCGTCAGTGCGCCATGTCCGGTATGGGTGGAACGTCTACGGGGCCTGCTTCAGGATCTGTTTCTCGACGGTGGAGATTGGGACTGGGAATGGCAGGCGATCCAGCAAAGCCTGGACACCTGGCAACAAAAGGCAGCTGATTGCTCCCTGCATTTGGATGTGGCTGTGGTGATCCAAGTGCTGGAGGAAGCGCTCTCCGCAGACAGCGGCCGGTTTGGCCATCGCAGCGGGGCCCTGACCGTGAGCGCCTTGGAGCCGATGCGGGCCATTCCCCACCGGGCGATCGTGCTGATGGGACTGGACGCCGCGTCGTTCCCACGCCATCAGGAGCGGGCAGGTTTTCATCTGTTGGAACTGCAACGGCGACTCGGCGATCCCAGCAGCACCGATCAAGACCGCTACGTGTTGCTGGAGGCGTTGATGTCAGCGCGGCAACACCTGCTGATTAGCTGGAACAGTCGCGATGAACGCCGCGGCGACGCGCTTCCCCCTTGTCCACCCGTCCAGCAGTGGCTGAGCCTGCTGGAAGAGCAGCTGGGAACCCAGGCCATGGAGGAGCTGAAGATCGAGCCACCGGCCAATCCGCTGGATGCTGGCAATTTTCAAGCCACAGCCACAACGGCTGCGATCTCTCGCGACCGTCGGCTGCTGGATGCGCGCCGAAACCTCGAGGTGCAGCTGCAAGGTCAACCCCAGCGGCCCAGCTTGGGGTTGGCGATGCCCTTGCAATGGCGACAAGCGGAGATGCAGGCCAAGGCTGTGCTCAAGCCTGAAGCGATCGAAACCCTCAACCTTTGGCTGCACGCACCTCAAAGCGACTGGCTCAAACGGCAGGGCATCGAAGCGGGCGAATGGTGCGATGCGGTCGACGATCTCTCGCCTCTGTCGATGGACGAGCTGAATCGCCATCAATTGATCAGGGAACGGTTGGCCGAACAACTGGATCAGCTCGCTGACCATCCAGACACACGCTGGGAGCAGCTCGACCACGTGGACTGGCGGGCGCGGTGCTGTGGCCAGGGCCTGATGCCTCCAGGCGCGGCGGCACAACTGGATCAGGACAAGCTTGAACAACGCTGGCAGAACCTGCAGCAAACCCTGTTCAGCCTCGGCCCGGTGCATCACCGCCAGTCAGATACCACTCCGCTAAACACCAGCCAACTGATGGCCGGCGAGATTGCCGTGCACATCAGCACGTCGAAACTGCGCGCCAGAACGCTGCTGCAGGCGTGGCTTCAGCATCTCTGCGTGCAGCTGGGTGATGCCCCCTGCAGCAGTGCCGTGATCTGCAGGCCTGAAGGCAGTGCCAAGGCGGATCAATTTCAGATCGCGATGCGCTGGCAGACGATGACACCGGACGAGGCGATGCATCAGATCGGGATGCTGCAGGGGCTGGCGACACAGGGCATGGAGCAGTGCTGGCCCGTTCCGCCAGAGAGCGGCCTGGCGCGAGCCCTGTCGCTGGCGAAGGGCAAGGACGCCGCGAACCGGGCTTTCACCAATCGCTGGCAAGGGGGCTTCAGCCTCTGGGCGGAGCGCGATCAGTCCGAACTGAGCCTTTGCTTCGGCGACGGTTGTGACGCGCAACTGCTGCTGCAGGATCCAAGGTTTGAAACAGCCTTTGCGGCGCTGTATCAGCCCTTGCTCGAGGCCCGCTGTCGATGA
- a CDS encoding metallophosphoesterase produces MASPRGHHWVIGDVHGCDDALERLLAVLPTTDHLVFCGDVINRGPNIADCIHRVWNLVSSGRATWLRGNHEQTLIDSLKAGPTASCADLLTIETYRQLGEEQTREWLQRLSTLPSVYRGHGWVATHAGFDEQGQPDLDVRESFWERYDGRYGTVVVGHTPRPAVEHRGQIVMIDTGAVYGGLLTAFCPETRAVVQVIGQPEDQAVHRPQRPLTTGVPC; encoded by the coding sequence ATGGCGTCCCCCCGCGGCCACCACTGGGTGATTGGCGACGTTCACGGTTGCGATGACGCGTTGGAGCGTCTGCTGGCGGTGCTTCCCACCACGGATCATTTGGTGTTCTGCGGTGATGTGATCAACAGAGGCCCGAACATCGCGGATTGCATCCATCGCGTTTGGAATCTGGTGAGCAGTGGACGCGCCACCTGGCTGCGGGGCAACCACGAGCAGACCTTGATCGACAGTCTCAAGGCAGGGCCAACAGCAAGCTGCGCTGATCTGCTGACCATCGAGACCTACCGCCAGCTCGGAGAGGAACAGACGCGGGAATGGTTGCAACGACTCAGCACACTTCCAAGCGTGTATCGCGGCCATGGATGGGTGGCCACCCATGCCGGTTTCGACGAGCAAGGCCAACCGGATCTGGATGTGCGTGAGTCGTTCTGGGAGCGTTACGACGGCCGTTACGGAACAGTCGTGGTGGGGCATACCCCCCGACCTGCGGTGGAACATCGTGGCCAGATCGTGATGATCGACACGGGCGCGGTCTATGGAGGCTTGCTCACAGCGTTTTGCCCTGAAACCCGTGCCGTTGTGCAAGTGATCGGACAGCCCGAGGACCAAGCCGTCCATCGCCCACAGCGGCCCCTGACCACCGGGGTGCCTTGCTGA